A window of the Bombus huntii isolate Logan2020A chromosome 8, iyBomHunt1.1, whole genome shotgun sequence genome harbors these coding sequences:
- the LOC126868460 gene encoding E3 ubiquitin-protein ligase UBR2, with amino-acid sequence MSSENLQEHLYQNTEDMEPPPSLSTFQNFSHSCVNVWMEKMNKGILSCTHFNEHWRVWVPRIYSPQRNTNCLDWVFDEEAAKKVLFNTLKEFICNGDPNIVLKELSQMDNVICGKVFKMGEATYSCRECGVDSTCVLCADCFKQSAHRNHKYRMGTSSGGGFCDCGDIEAWKKEPFCNTHLAGIQAKESRGNKLPGDIAERAVITFEAILRYCHTMLSLEHTIGLPPDLCSNNTADDDYCIGDYCTVLFNDETHTFDQVISTLIRVMHCSQRDALEFVTSVDRDGRAVVKCAEFHECKELQNDIEKFTSRHSNRALKVLVVHAHVIAHQIFAMLLLHWLQQFINPCESFRVLFSNVALNTKLPVISIVEGILMKDSQLWKSARTAWHRLLMSGMLMEYESKRALAIVFTYNYGSIMKDYIRDDHDHSFSIVSFSVQLFTVPTLAHHLIAHHDVLFILLNTFISESSRRCNAAGKLEFERDTPNTSFKRALYMLQDLRYLLSSKPDVWTDELRKSFLQGLSLLLTLLSSMQCMDSVVRQVGQHMEYEPEWESAFNLHIRLSPVISLALQWCGSDQIVLIKAFRLVLRKLYEQPGHEIGPPQVRELADHSATCLQYDVSSEPVSIHLPLSRFLAGLFPYLEMHDLHFQCAEFINHTKPTLEQIIEPVLATQVMIAQVHSGMWKRNGYSLLNQLYFYHNVKCRSEMLDRDIILLQAGASLIESNEFLIHVLNKFNLLQWASSDFDVNAVKYLEDESIRQTLVEEFLGLLITIIGERYVLGVGQVTADDILKKEIIQQLCIKPLSHSELSKTLSDDTYLETEMEKVIQDIADFKKPSQVSGGKGVYELKPHLYSEYNVFFYHYTKEEVSNSEETQRKRRKALGELQCCPPPKLPKLTEVFSLVTNLLQCDVMLHIMQIVLERALNCKPRRFSESQVHKILHLIGYALQEQESGYYPFFAFTTRAAKWKIYKLLEGLSSTPRIEAHKDLLTWILTRYREVAGNTPMDVSTTPTASRTENVETDKEWRTKMAAEKRARIMAQMAAMQKHFMKKNAELFEEAALDVNKSNDQDSSMNSKKCPQKISVAVGIGQTSRISGEETYKTCILCQEDQIVTAAGQAMVLAAFIQQSTVLCQHRANTNEPDPLYLSAKLGASPHIGTCGHVMHVNCWQEYFNNVLAKENRRPFRLRQPASFDVEKHEYLCPLCECLSNTILPLLPALRTLQPTPQNQPELDFRTWLEALSITMQVRCGLSDNLHRPKCIQDEHDPTCRYCIMPVPCHIQAIRNQLGNVENMFELNYNQTGPSISENLISTIQHFAQAIYTKEFGTEPDEDDERVPLLAWKSTAYSIHAIEFLLRDMNKPLLGALSSRQRDSLEGLARISAVLGSKCQLRTSTKVTWTDRDIIQNNAISLLTLLLKTSPEGPSIFDWDPFGMLIPLINSFPSLFCTSFKAVPSIITGGIFEFYALQLIFISLIVKILLTSDFNEEMDVDNPETTENTFSESILTLAQVLNINVGTQVVANIWRRVTNASLPFLRCCALYFHYICDVPAPEELTKIDGATYENICAYLGLPTTCDELVKPNLDIIIKLINIWKSHPTVQMHLSGASTVTIIKEPLKVNRLVELPEDYSELINMISSFTCPNSVREDSKTPTLCLVCGEMLCSQSYCCQFELNDALVGACTYHASKCGAGVGLFLRIRECEILFLRISNRGSFACPPYLDEYGETDQGLRRGNPLRLCHDKYRQLNQMWLGHGLYESISRAIESSSSPMSTRWQHL; translated from the coding sequence atgAGTAGTGAGAATTTACAAGAACATCTATATCAAAATACTGAAGATATGGAGCCACCACCATCTTTGTCTACTTTCCAAAATTTTAGTCATTCATGCGTAAATGTATGGAtggaaaaaatgaataaaggAATACTGTCATGTACCCATTTTAATGAGCATTGGAGAGTCTGGGTTCCACGGATATATAGTCCACAACGAAATACCAATTGTCTAGATTGGGTTTTTGATGAAGAAGCAGCAAAGAAAGTACtttttaatactttaaaagaatttatttgtaatgGAGATCCAAATATTGTACTAAAAGAACTAAGTCAAATGGATAATGTGATATGCGGTAAAGTGTTCAAAATGGGTGAGGCTACATATAGTTGTAGAGAGTGTGGTGTGGATTCAACATGTGTCTTGTGCGCAGATTGTTTTAAGCAATCAGCTCATCGTAATCATAAGTATAGAATGGGTACTTCTAGTGGTGGAGGATTTTGCGATTGTGGAGATATAGAAGCTTGGAAAAAAGAACCATTTTGTAACACACATCTAGCTGGAATACAAGCTAAAGAATCTCGTGGAAATAAATTACCTGGAGATATAGCAGAAAGAGCAGTAATAACTTTTGAGGCAATATTAAGATATTGCCATACAATGTTATCTTTGGAACATACAATTGGATTACCTCCTGATTTGTGTTCTAATAATACAGCAGATGATGATTATTGTATAGGAGATTATTGTACAGTTCTTTTCAATGATGAGACTCATACATTTGATCAAGTAATTAGTACTCTTATACGTGTTATGCATTGCTCACAAAGAGACGCATTAGAGTTTGTAACAAGTGTTGATAGGGATGGTAGAGCTGTTGTAAAATGTGCAGAATTCCATGAGTGTAAAGAATTACAGaatgatattgaaaaattcacATCGCGACATAGCAATCGAGCATTAAAAGTACTTGTAGTTCATGCTCATGTAATTGCTCATCAAATATTTGCTATGTTACTTTTACATTGGTTACAACAATTTATAAATCCCTGTGAAAGTTTTAGAGTGCTTTTCAGTAATGTTGCGCTCAATACAAAATTACCAGTTATTTCCATTGTAGAAGGTATACTTATGAAAGATTCACAGTTATGGAAATCTGCAAGAACAGCATGGCACAGATTACTAATGTCTGGAATGCTTATGGAATATGAAAGCAAAAGAGCTCTAGCAATTGtttttacatataattatgGTTCTATTATGAAAGATTACATAAGAGATGATCATGATCATTCATTTTCTATTGTCTCATTCTCTGTACAATTATTTACAGTTCCAACATTAGCGCATCATCTTATTGCACATCATGATGTACTGTTTATCTTATTAAACACGTTTATTTCGGAAAGTTCACGAAGATGTAATGCAGCAGGAAAGTTGGAATTTGAAAGAGATACTCCTAATACTTCATTTAAAAGAGCTCTATATATGCTCCAAGATTTACGATATTTACTAAGCTCCAAGCCAGATGTTTGGACTGATGAATTAAGAAAAAGCTTTTTACAAGGACTTTCACTTTTGCTCACATTACTTAGTAGTATGCAATGCATGGATTCTGTAGTGAGACAAGTTGGTCAGCATATGGAATATGAACCTGAGTGGGAATCTGcatttaatttacatattaGACTATCTCCAGTTATTAGTCTTGCATTACAATGGTGTGGTTCAGATCAAATTGTTCTAATAAAAGCTTTTCGGTTAGTTTTAAGAAAGCTATATGAACAGCCAGGACATGAGATTGGTCCACCTCAAGTGAGAGAATTAGCAGATCATAGTGCAACATGTCTCCAATATGATGTATCATCTGAACCAGTATCTATACATCTCCCACTTTCCAGATTTTTAGCAGGTCTTTTTCCATATCTTGAAATGCATGACTTACATTTTCAGTGTGCAGAGTTTATCAATCATACAAAGCCAACATTAGAACAGATCATAGAACCGGTATTAGCAACTCAAGTAATGATTGCACAAGTACATAGTGGTATGTGGAAGAGGAATGGATATTCATTGTTGAATcagttatatttttatcacaaTGTTAAATGCCGTTCAGAAATGTTAGACAGAGATATTATCTTGCTTCAAGCCGGAGCATCTTTAATAGAAAGTAATGAATTTTTGAtccatgttttaaataaatttaatctttTACAATGGGCAAGTTCAGACTTTGATGTAAATGCTGTCAAATATCTTGAAGATGAAAGTATCAGGCAAACTTTAGTTGAAGAATTTCTAGGATTACTTATAACAATAATAGGAGAAAGATATGTACTTGGAGTTGGACAAGTTACTGCTGatgatattttgaaaaaagaaatcattCAACAATTATGTATTAAACCTCTTTCTCATTCAGAGCTTAGTAAAACATTATCAGATGATACATATTTGGAAACTGAAATGGAAAAGGTAATACAAGATATTGCAGATTTTAAAAAACCTTCACAAGTATCAGGAGGGAAAGGCGTGTATGAACTAAAACCTCACTTATATTCGGAATATAATGTATTCTTTTATCATTATACAAAAGAGGAAGTAAGTAACTCTGAAGAAACACaacgaaaacgaagaaaagctTTAGGAGAATTACAATGTTGTCCACCTCCTAAACTTCCTAAATTAACAGAAGTATTTAGTTTAGTAACTAATTTATTACAATGTGATGTTATGTTACATATTATGCAAATTGTATTAGAAAGAGCACTTAATTGTAAACCTCGTAGATTTTCAGAATCACAAGTACATAAAATTTTACATCTTATTGGGTATGCTCTTCAAGAACAAGAATCTGGTTATTATCCTTTTTTTGCTTTTACAACAAGGGCTGCAAAGTGGAAAATCTATAAATTGTTAGAAGGTTTATCTAGTACTCCACGTATAGAAGCTCATAAAGATTTATTAACATGGATTTTAACAAGATACAGAGAAGTTGCTGGTAATACTCCAATGGATGTTAGTACAACACCTACTGCATCACGTACAGAAAATGTTGAAACTGATAAAGAATGGAGAACAAAAATGGCAGCAGAAAAACGAGCAAGAATAATGGCACAAATGGCTGCTATGCAGaaacattttatgaaaaaGAACGCTGAATTATTTGAAGAAGCAGCTTTAGATGTGAATAAATCTAATGACCAAGACTCTAGTATGAATTCAAAAAAATGCCCTCAAAAAATATCTGTTGCTGTTGGTATTGGACAAACATCCAGAATATCCGGTGAAGAAACTTATAAAACTTGTATTTTGTGTCAGGAAGATCAAATTGTAACAGCAGCTGGTCAAGCAATGGTGTTAGCTGCATTTATTCAACAATCTACAGTTCTCTGTCAACACAGGGCTAACACTAATGAACCTGATCCATTATATCTTTCTGCAAAGCTCGGTGCATCACCACATATTGGTACTTGTGGTCATGTAATGCATGTTAATTGTTGGcaagaatattttaacaatgttCTTGCAAAAGAGAATAGAAGACCATTCCGTTTGCGACAACCGGCAAGTTTTGATGTGGAGAAACATGAATATCTTTGCCCACTTTGCGAATGTCTCAGTAACACTATTTTACCTCTTTTACCAGCTTTAAGAACATTACAACCAACTCCTCAAAATCAACCTGAACTTGATTTTCGTACATGGTTGGAGGCTTTAAGTATTACAATGCAAGTTAGATGTGGATTAAGTGATAATTTACATAGACCAAAATGTATTCAAGACGAACACGATCCGACATGTCGGTATTGCATAATGCCAGTTCCATGTCATATACAAGCTATTCGTAATCAACTtggaaatgtagaaaatatgtTTGAGTTAAATTATAATCAAACTGGTCCATCCATTtcagaaaatttaatatctacAATTCAACATTTTGCACAAGCAATATACACAAAAGAATTTGGCACCGAACCAGATGAAGATGATGAAAGAGTACCATTATTAGCATGGAAATCAACAGCATACAGTATTCATGCTATAGAATTTCTTCTCCGTGACATGAACAAACCTTTATTAGGTGCTTTATCATCTAGACAAAGAGACAGTCTAGAAGGACTTGCAAGAATTTCTGCTGTATTGGGATCTAAATGTCAATTACGTACTAGTACAAAAGTGACATGGACAGATAGGGATATTATCCAAAATAATGCAATTTCTCTTTTAACTCTATTGTTAAAAACTTCACCTGAAGGCCCAAGTATTTTCGATTGGGATCCATTTGGAATGCTTATTcctttaattaattcatttcCTAGTCTTTTTTGTACAAGCTTTAAGGCTGTACCATCAATCATTACTGGtggaatatttgaattttatgcCTTGcaacttatatttatatccctaatagtaaaaatattattaacatcAGACTTTAATGAAGAGATGGATGTAGATAACCCAGAGACAACTGAAAATACATTCTCCGAATCTATCTTAACATTGGCTCAAGTTTTAAACATTAATGTTGGCACTCAAGTAGTTGCTAATATATGGAGACGAGTCACAAACGCTTCTTTGCCTTTTCTTAGATGTTGTGCTCTCTATTTTCATTACATATGTGATGTTCCAGCACCAGAAGAACTAACTAAAATAGATGGAGCTACATATGAAAATATCTGTGCATATTTGGGATTACCGACAACATGTGATGAATTAGTAAAGCCAAATTtagatataattataaaattaataaatatttggaAAAGTCATCCCACTGTTCAAATGCATCTATCTGGTGCTAGTACAGTCACAATAATAAAAGAACCTTTGAAAGTTAACAGATTAGTGGAGCTTCCAGAAGATTATAGTGAGTTGATAAACATGATATCGTCGTTTACGTGCCCAAATAGCGTCCGTGAAGATTCTAAAACACCGACGCTGTGCCTAGTATGTGGCGAAATGTTATGTTCTCAAAGTTATTGTTGTCAATTTGAATTGAACGATGCACTGGTCGGTGCGTGCACATATCACGCAAGTAAATGTGGAGCTGGAGTAGGATTATTCTTACGAATACGAGAGTGTGAAATTCTTTTCCTAAGAATCTCGAATCGAGGATCGTTTGCTTGTCCGCCTTACCTGGACGAATATGGCGAAACAGATCAAGGTTTACGAAGAGGGAATCCACTTCGACTGTGTCATGATAAATACAGGCAACTGAATCAAATGTGGTTAGGGCATGGGCTATATGAATCCATATCAAGGGCTATTGAATCTTCAAGTAGTCCTATGTCAACCCGGTGGCAGCATCTATAA
- the LOC126868479 gene encoding 40S ribosomal protein S27, whose amino-acid sequence MPLAKDFLHPSPAEEKRKHKLKRLVQKPNSYFMDVKCPGCYAIKTIFSHAQRSVECDGCRTILCTSTGGKARLTEGCSFRRKVQC is encoded by the coding sequence ATGCCTCTTGCTAAAGATTTTCTTCATCCAAGTCCAGCTGAAGAGAAAAGGAAGCACAAATTAAAAAGACTTGTACAAAAACCAAATAGTTATTTTATGGATGTGAAATGCCCTGGATGTTATGCCATCAAAACCATCTTTTCACATGCACAGAGATCGGTAGAATGTGATGGATGTCGTACAATATTATGCACATCTACAGGTGGCAAAGCACGTTTAACAGAAGGTTGCTCATTTAGGAGAAAGGTCCAATGTTAA